The nucleotide sequence AGGGCTATATGGCTTTCACGTCTTGGTCAATGGAGTTTCCAACAAAAGAAATTTCCACTTATTCAGGTGAATTGAAAGTCTATGACTCAGACACCGTTGAGTGGTTGCAAGAAGAAATCGTGGTTGAAAGCATTGCTGTCGAGCCAGCCACTCTGTCTGTAAAAGTTGGTGAAACTAAGACATTTACTGTCAAATTTACCCCAACCGATGCGACGAACAAAAACTACACCGCTGTAAGCGATAAGCCGAATTTTGCAACAGTTACCCAGCTTGTTAATGTGGTCACTGTGCGTGGTGTTGCTGAAGGTACTGCAAACGTTACTGTCACATCCGAAGATGGTAGTAAAACAGCAAAATGCGTGGTCACTGTTACCACTGCTTAATATTACAAA is from Proteus columbae and encodes:
- a CDS encoding Ig-like domain-containing protein, whose product is MAQCPDDKGLVMGNAGILRIAKGCPDQVPAQDQFLRLGALTSKSFDFGMETVTSNADDTKGLTESIVTGADFTISFDGELKKAGVTGSTSAFDIAKEILDEIKASRQPTYWVQLDMKGDGSDVVQGYMAFTSWSMEFPTKEISTYSGELKVYDSDTVEWLQEEIVVESIAVEPATLSVKVGETKTFTVKFTPTDATNKNYTAVSDKPNFATVTQLVNVVTVRGVAEGTANVTVTSEDGSKTAKCVVTVTTA